The segment CCGTCACCGAGGACCAGGTCGAGACGGTGCGGGCGTTGGTCGCAGGTATCCCGGCCGGTCGGGTGAGCACCTACGGCGATATCGCCGAGGCGGCCGGGCTGTCCAGCCCGCGGATCGTCGGCTGGGTCATGCGCACCGACTCCTCGGATCTGCCGTGGCATCGGGTGGTTCCGGCGTCCGGACGGCCGGCGCCACACCTGGCGGCCGAGCAGTTGGCGCGGCTGCGCGCCGAGGGGGTGCTGGCCGCCGACGGCCGGGTCCCGCTGCGCACCTACCGTCACGAGTTCTAGCGATTTGTGGAGCGAAAGCCGTAACCATTACGGGTAAAACTCCACAAATCGCGGGGGAATCAGAGGGCGAGCCGGACCAATGCTGCCGTCCGTGCCAGACCGGGGAAGGCCGCCGCGGTGGACCGCGGGTGCAGCGCGTGCACCGCGAGCCGGAACATCAACGCGCGTAACAGCATCTGCGGCCATTCCGGCAGCGGCGCCCACCGCTCGACCAACCCGTCGTCGGCCTCGCCCCAGGCCAGCGCATCGACGACCACCACACCGGCGGCCCACGATGCCGGCCGCCAGTACGGGGTGATATCGGTGATGCCGGGTGCCGCGGTGCCGGCGAAAAGCACTGTGCCGTAGAGATCTCCGTGCACCAACTGGCTCGGGCTGCGCGTCGGCTTGCGCAGCGCGGCGAGCTGGTTGATCAGCTCCACGGACTTCTGGCCGTCCGCCGAGCCGGGCGCCACCCGCGCACCCTGCGGCAGTCCGTGCAGCGGGCGGTCCTCCCAGGCCGCGCGGTCGGCGGCGATGAACACATCGACGTCCGACCACGGCGCCACCGGCGGTTGGGTCAGAAAGCGTGGGCGCTCCAGTTTCGCGGTGGCCTCGTGCAACCGGACCGCGGCGGAGACGACCTCGTCGTGCCGAGGTTCGGGGGTACCAGCGACGAAGGTGTCGGCCCGCCAGCCGGCCACCACATAACGACCGTCGGTGGAACGCACCGGGCGGGCCAGCCGGATCCCGTCGGCGAACAACGTCTCACGGACCTTGGCCGACCAGGCGGCGCGAGCGTGGTCGGCCACCATCGACAGCACGACCTCTCCGCACCGCCAGCCGCCCTCCCAGCTGGGACCGAGCGGAACCGGCGACAGGCCGGCCAAACCGAACGCCGCCATCACATGGTCGGGTGGCAGATCGTCAGACACGCACGTCAGCCTAAGCGGTGAGCCCCTCGAGACGGGCTCAGTACATGACCATGTCGGGCTCGAGTTGCTTTGCCCACGCCACGATGCCGCCCTGTAGGTGCATCGCGTCGGCGAACCCGGCCTTCTTCAGCACCGCCAGCATCTCCGCGGAACGGATCCCGGTCTTGCAGTAGAGCACCGCGGTCTTGTCCTGCGGGACGGTCGCCAGCCCCTCGCCCAGCTCGATCACCGACTTGGGGATCAACGTCGCGCCCTCGATGTGGTTGATCTCCCACTCGACGGGTTCACGGACGTCGATCAAGGCCACCGGTTTCCCGGAATCGAGCAGCTCACGCAGCTCGCGCGGGGTGACCGTGGAGTCGACCGCCGCCTCGGCCGCGGCATCGGAGACCACACCGCAGAAGGCCTCGTAGTCGATCAGCTCGGTGATCTTCGGGGTGGCCGGATCCTTGCGGATCTTGATGGTCCGGTACGTCATGTCCAGCGCGTCGTACACCATCAGCCGGCCCAACAGCGGGTCGCCGATACCGGTGAGCAGCTTGATGGCCTCGGTGCCCATTACCGACGCGATCGAGGCGCACAGGATGCCGAGCACCCCGCCCTCGGCACACGAGGGCACCATTCCCGGCGGCGGCGGCTCCGGGTACAGGTCGCGGTAGTTCAGGCCCAGCCCGTCGGGGGCGTCCTCCCAGAACACCGACACCTGGCCCTCGAAGCGGTAGATGGAACCCCACACGTAGGGCTTACCGGCGAGCACGGCGGCGTCGTTGACCAGATAGCGGGTGGCGAAGTTGTCGGTGCCGTCGAGGATCAGGTCGTACTGGGAGAACAGTTCCACCGCGTTGTCGGGCTCCAGGCGCACCTCGTGCAACACCACGTTCACCAGCGGGTTGACCTCGAGCACGGAATCGCGGGCGCTCTGGGCCTTGGACCGGCCGATATCGGACTGCCCGTGGATGATCTGGCGCTGCAGATTGGACTCGTCGACGACGTCGAACTCGACGATGCCGATCGTCCCGACCCCGGCGGCGGCCAGGTACAGCAGGGTCGGCGAGCCCAGCCCGCCGGCCCCGATGACGAGCACGCGGGCGTTCTTCAACCGCTTCTGACCGTCCACGCCCATATCCGGAATGATCAGGTGCCGGCTGTAGCGGGCGACCTCTTCGCGGGTCAGTTCAGCGGCTGGCTCCACCAGCGGTGGCAACGACGTCACCGTGCACTCCTCGAATCGACGACGAATTCCTGGGCCAATCAGACCAGGCACAGGTACTCAACAGCAATTCACCGCAATACGTTCCCGGCGTGCGCGTCAGGCGATCGGATACGGCCACGGGTTGAAGCGGCACGTCAGATTGTCGGCCTTCACCGACTCCGGGTCGAACCGGGCGCCGTCGTTGTTACTGGTCGAGAAGGTCTGCTGCATCATGATCGGCGCCAATGCACCGTTCTCGGGGCACGGCTCGTGCTGGCGGTAGCCGATCGCGTGGCCGACCTCGTGGTTGACCACATACTGGCGGTAAGACCCGATGTCGCCCTGGAACGAGGTGGCGCCGCGCACCCACCGGGCCTCGTTGATGAACACCCGCGCCTGATCCCCCAGATAGGCCGGGTTGTAGCAGGACGCCTCCAGCGGGATGTCGTAGCCGCAGCCCTCACGGATGGTCAACGGTGAGGTCAGCGACACCCGGAAGTCCGGCGGGCCTTCACTGTCGTTGTCGACGCGCAGGAACGCGAACTGCGCGTTGTGGGTCCAACTCTTCGGGTTGGCCAGGGTCTCGCTGACCATCCGGGCGAACCCCTCGTCACCGCCGAAGGACGCGGTGTCCAAACCGTCCTCGACCTCGACGGTGTAGGTGAACGTCTTCTCGGTGCCCTGCCCCACCTTGGGCGAGGTGCCCGGCACGATGTGCCAGGTCTTCGCACCGGCCTGCGTGAACGGGCCGCCGCCGGGAAGGATGCCGGTGGGCAGGTTGGCGTCGAACTCGGTCAGCCCCTTGGGCGGCGCGCCGATGATCGCGGTGCTCGGGGCGTCGATGGTGGGCGGACCCTGCACCGGCCCCTCGGCATTGACCGGGACGGCAGACGTGCCGGTGCCGGCCACCGTCTGATACAGCACGACGCAGGTGACCACCGCGAGGATCGGCAATGCGTAGGCCCGCCAGCCATAGGTCGAGACGAAACGCCCCAGCCAGGTCTGCTTACGCCACTGCTGGTGTTCGTCGCGGTTCGCCCGCGGCCGGCCCAGGCCCTCGGCCAGCGGATCGCGCTGCGCACGCAGCGGTTCACGCTGGTCATCGCGCCGGACCGGCATGCGGTCCGGGTCCGTACGCCCGGTGCCGCGCTGGCCGCGATAGCGCACCCCGTGCCCGCCGTATCGATCTCCCGGGTCGCTGCGCTCTCCCCCGCCGTATCGATTCCCCGGGTCGCTGCGCTCCTGCCCGCCGAATCGATCTCCCGGGTCGCTGCGCTCCTGCCCGCCGAACCGGGCACGGTCGCCGACGCGACGCCCCGGGTCGTAGGTCACCGCACCAGGATGGCACAGCCGCGCCGCCGACACAGGTACCGACACCGGGCGCTCCCCAGCGTGCGGTTGCCGTGCGGTAGTAATGTCGTGGCGATCGGCAGGTTCGCCCGCCGGCGAGGCGCCAACCGCGCCTGAGCGTATGCAGCACACTTTGAGATTGAGGACGTGATGAGCGATCTCGCCAACGCCGCGGGAGCGCGGGGCGCCAAGACGGCCGCCGGCGGTAACCGGCGCGGTAACCGGCTGCCCCGCGACGAACGTCGCGGCCAGCTGCTCATTGCGGCCAGCGAAGTCTTTGTGGACCGCGGGTACCACGCCGCCGGTATGGACGAGATCGCCGACCGGGCCGGCGTCAGCAAACCGGTTCTCTACCAACACTTCTCGTCGAAACTGGAGTTGTATCTGGCGGTTCTGCAACGCCATGTCGACAACCTGGTCTCCGGGGTGCGCCAAGCGCTGCGCACCACCACCGACAACCGGCAGCGACTGCGCGCGGCGGTGCAGGCCTTCTTCGAATTCGTCGAACATGACAGCCAGGGCTACCGGCTGATCTTCGAGAACGACTACGTCACCGAACCCCAGGTCGCCGCTCAGGTGAAGGTGGCCACCGAATCCTGCACCGACGCGGTGTTCGATCTGATCAGCCGGGATTCCGGCCTGGAGGCGCACCGCGCCCGGATGATCGCGGTCGGACTGGTCTCCACCAGCGTCGACTGCGCGCGCTACTGGCTGGACAACGACCGCCCGATCTCCAAGGACGCGGCGGTCGAGGGCACCGTGCAGTTCGCCTGGGGCGGTCTGTCACATGTGCCGCTGACCCGGTCCTGAGGGACCGGGCCAGCGGAGCACTAGCTGGTCTTGATGGCCTCCGCGCCGACCCCGAAGCCGACCTTGCGGATATCGGCGGCACCGATCTCGACGTAGGCGATCTTCGCCGACGGCACCAGGTAACGGCGCCCCTTCTCATCGCTCAATGCGAGCACGGCCGAACTGTCACCCAGTGAGTTGACGATCGCCTTTTCCACCTCGTCGGGTGTCTGCGCGCTGCTGATGATCAGCTCTCGCGGGCTGTCGGTGACCCCGATCTTGATGTCCACTCTGCGGGCCTTTCGGTTGGTTGGCGATGCGTCCAACAAAGGCTAGTGGACGCATCGAAGATCGCGTCGCCGTGGTCGTTGCGCCGTAAGCGAAGTGCACTGATCAGACCGAGTCCGGACCGTGACCGGACCGCGACCGCGCCAACATCATCTGTCACATTCGCCCCATTAACATCGGTTGAGTACGTGCTGGAACTATCTGGGAAATGGGTTATGAGCAGGCAATATGCGCCCTACGCGAGCACCCGCGACAGCTACCCGGGCAGCGGCTACCAGTCGGCCGCCCCGGCCGATCCCGCGGTCGATCAGCAGACCGCGTACCGCAGCGACCGCGAGCGCCGACGCGCCGCGAGGCGGGGCGCCGGCTATGGGCGGGTCCCCCGCACGACGTACGCCGACTACGACACCTACGACCCGGCTCATGACGATCTCGCCTACGACGAGGCCGACACCGACTACACCGACTACGAGTTCCCGGCCGACTACCACGAGCCGCTGGATCGTCGCTGGATCTGGGTGGCCGGCGTCGCCGGTGTCATCCTGATGGTCGCGGTCATCTGCACCGGCATCATCCTCGGCGGCGGGGACAGCGGCACCGTCTCCGCCGGCGCCACCACCACATCGGCCGACGCCGAACCCACTGCTGCACCCTCAGCCAGTGCCACTCCCAGCGCTGCGGCGCCGGCCCCCGTCTTCCCGTCACTGCCGCCCGAGACGGTGACCACGGTGACCCCGAGCGCCACCGCGACACCCGCCCCCGCGCCGGCCCCCACCGCACCGGCTCCGGTGGTCGTCCCGGAGGCGCCGGTCGCCGACCCCGCGCTGGCCGCGCGCACCGTCACCTATCACGTGACCGGCAACCGGCAGCTGATCGATCTGATCACCGTCATCTACACCGACCAGCAGGGCGCGTTGCAGACCGATGTCAACGTCGCACTGCCGTGGGTCAAGACCGTGGTCCTCGACCCCGGGGTATCGCTGTCATCGGTGACGGCGACCAGCGTCGGCGGTCAGCTCAACTGCTCGATCGTGGACGGCAGCGGCGCCGCCGTGGCAGTGCAGGCCAACAACTCGATGATCGCGACCTGCACCCGGTAGCCGGTCAGCCCAGACCGAGTTCCTGCATCCGGCTGGCGTGGGTGCGCTGCAACCGATCGAAGAACTCCGAGAGCTGTGCGAGCCCGTCACTGCTGCTGATCACCAGATCGACCAGTTCGTCATGGTCGGCGAGCACGAACTGGGCTTGGGTGATGGCCTCGCCGAGCAGCCGGCGCGACCACAGCGCCAACCGGTGGCGCTGGCGGTCGCTGGCGGTGACGGCGGCACGCACCTCGCCCACCACGAACTGCGAATGTCCGGTCTCGGCCAGCACCGAGCGCACCACGCCGGAGGCCTCGGCGGGCAGCGCATCGGCGATCTGCAGGTAGAAGTCGGCGGCAAGGGCATCGCCGATATAGGTCTTGACCAGCGCCTCCAACCAGGTGCTCGGGGTGGTCAGGCGGTGGTAGTTCTCCAGCGCGGGTGCGTACCGCGTCATCGCCGGCACGGTGTCCACGCCGCGGGCGGTCAGCGCCTCGTGCAGCACCTCGTAATGCCGCATCTCCGCGGCCGCCATGCTGGCCATGTTGATCCGGCCGGCCAGGTTCGGCGCCATCTTGGCCTCTTCGGTCAACCGGTAGAACGCGGCCACCTCCCCGTAGGCGAGCAGCGCGAACAGCTCGGTGACACCCGGATGATCGACCGACACACCCGGCGCCTGAGGCTCGTCAGCGGGGGTGACAGGCTGCGTTGGCGACGTCTGCGGCGTCGGTGAAATCATGGCCCAACTCTAGTCCGGCGGCGATGCGACGACCCAGTAGCGGGTTGAGCAGCTATCATGGACCACAGGTAGCGATCTTTTGGGCATGGCGAACGGCTTTTTCCACCGGTCGATACCGAAGAAATGTGCGTGCACGTGGTTTGGCCCGCCCTCGATCGGCAGGGCCCGACGGAGCGGTATCCCCCGTCTAGCTGGGAATACCCGCCTTTTACTCGTCATCGTCGTGCGCGCGTGGACGCGACGAGGATTAGACAAGCGAAAGGCTGACGGCAGCGAAAGCTACGCCGACCACACTATGACTGCACTTGACAGCAAACCGAACATTTCCTTCGCCGAGCTGGGTGTCCGGGACGAGATCGTCCGGGCCCTCGCCGAGACCGGCAAGGAACACGCCTTCGCCATCCAGGAACTGACCCTGCCGCTCGCGCTGGCCGGCGACGACCTGATCGGCCAGGCCCGCACCGGCATGGGCAAGACACTGGCCTTCGGCGTGCCGCTGCTGCACCGGATCAGCAGCGACGGTGGCCGCCCGCTCAACGGCACCCCCCGCGCGCTCATCGTGGTGCCCACCCGCGAACTCTGCCTGCAGGTCTACAACGACCTGGAGATCGCCTCGAAGTACCTGCGCGCGGTCTCCGAGGACTCCGACCGGAAATTCGTGGTGACCTCCATCTACGGCGGGCGCCCCTACGAGCCGCAGATCGAGGCGCTGCGCAAGGGCGTCGACGTCGTCGTCGGTACCCCGGGACGGCTGCTCGACCTCGCCCAGCAGGGACACCTGCAGCTGGGCAGCCTGTCGGTGCTGGTACTCGACGAGGCCGACGAGATGCTCGACCTGGGCTTCCTGCCCGATATCGAGCGGATTCTGCGGCTCACCCCCGACGACCGGCAGTCGATGCTGTTCTCGGCCACCATGCCGGGTCCGATCATCACGCTGGCGCGCACCTTCATGAACCAGCCCACCCATATCCGGGCCGAGGCTCCGCAGTCCTCGCAGACCCACGACACCACCGAACAGTTCGCCTACCGCGCGCACGCGCTGGACAAGGTGGAGATGGTCGGGCGCATCCTGCAGGCCGAGGGCCGCGGCGCCACCATGATCTTCACCCGGACCAAGCGCACCGCGCAGAAGGTCGCCGACGAGCTCGCCGAGCGCGGCTTCAAGGTCGGCGCCGTGCACGGTGACCTGGGCCAGGTCGCACGCGAGAAGGCGCTCAAGGCGTTCCGCACCGGCGAGGTCGACGTGCTGGTGGCCACCGATGTCGCCGCCCGCGGTATCGACATCGACGACATCACCCACGTCATCAACTACCAGATCCCCGAGGACGAGCAGGCCTACGTGCATCGCATCGGCCGGACCGGGCGCGCGGGCAAGACCGGCATCGCGGTCACCCTGGTGGACTGGGATGAGCTGCCGCGCTGGACGATGATCGACAAGGCGCTGGGGCTCAACAACCCCGATCCCGTCGAAACCTATTCCAGCTCACCGCATCTGTTCGAAGAGCTGAAGATCCCCGCCGACGCCACCGGGTCGATCGCCGCGCCACGCAAGACCACGACCCGCACCGAGGGTGAACGCACCGAACGCCCGGCCCGCAGCCGCAACCGCACCCGGCAGCGCACCCGCGCCGGCCAGCCCGCGACCGGTCACCCGGAGGGCGATACGGCCCCGGCCGCGCCGGCGGGCACCGAAAGCCCCGCCGCCGCCGAGGGATCCTCGGACTCCGACGGTGCCGACGCACCGGCCAAGCGCCGCCGCCGGCGCCGTCCGCGCAAGTCCAGCACCCCTGCCGCCGGCTAAGTGGGTGCTGACCGACCTGCCCGGTCGCTTCGTCGCTTTCCGCCGCCGGAACGGCGCACGCGCGGTGATCTGATCGCGGCCGCGGCGATTGCCCTGGTGGTGGCCGTGGTCGCGGCGCTGGTCTGGTGGACCAGCGACGCACGGGCCACCATCAGCAGGCCCGCCGCGCAACCGGTACCGAGCCTGACACCGGCGACCCGGGTGCCGGCCGCCCTCACGCCACTGTGGTCGGCGCCGAGCGCAAAGACCACGATGCCGCTGGTGGTCGCCGGTGCACTGGTGACCGCCGACGGCAACGGCGTGACCGGCCGGGACCCGGCGACGGGAACCGAATTGTGGAGCTATACCCGCGATCTCGAACTGTGCGGCGCCACCTCCGTGTACCAGTACGCGGTGGCGGTGTACCCGGACTCGCGGGGCTGCGGTCAGGTGAGCACCATCGACGCCTCCACCGGAAAGCGCGGCCCGGCGCGCACCGGCTACGCCGATCGGGAGGTGCGACTGTCCTCGGACGGCAGCACGGTGCTCGCGGCCGGCGACAGTCGCCTTGAGCTGTGGCGCTCGGACATCGTCCGGATGCTCGGATGGGGAACGGTCGACGCCCGCGTGAAACCCGATGTGCCGCAGTCTCCGTTGTGCCGGCTGGTGTCGGCGGCGGCCAGTTCGGCCGCGGTGTCGGTGCTGGAGTCCTGCCCGGAACAGACCGAGATGCGCCTGACCCTGCTCCGGGTGTCCGACGAAGAGGACGTTCCCGAGGTCAAGTATGAGCAACAGCCCGGTGTGTCCGCCGATGCCGATGCCCGGGTGATCGCGGTCTCCGACACCACCACCGCGGTCTACCTGCCGACACCCAAGCCGGTGGTCAACGTCGTCGACGACACCGGCACGGTCACCGCCAGCACATTGCTGGACCGAGCGCCCGCCGAGGCGGCGACCATGTCCCGCGCGGGTGACCTGATCACCTGGTGGACCGGCGATTCGGTGTTGGTCTTCGAGGCCGCCGGTCTGCGCTACAAGTACACCGTGGCGCCCGCGCCCGGCGGCGCGCCGATCGGCCCGGGCACCATGATGGCCGGCGACCTGCTGATCCCGGTCACCGACGGCTACGACGTGTTCAATGCCGAAACCGGCACCGGGATACGACATATCGATCTGGACCGCGAACCGGTACCGACGGCGGTCGTGCCGGCCGCGGCCGGTTCCACCCTGATCGAACAGCGTGGCGACACCGTCGTGGCGCTGGGATCGCCGTAGCCGCTAAACCTCCGGGGCGAAGGTGCCCAGCGCTTTGCCGGACTTCCAGTGTTTCAGCAACGAGTCGGCGAGTTCGCGATAGGCGTTGGCGCCCTTGTTCTTCCGCCCCGCCAGCACCGACGATCCCGATGCGCTGGCCTCGGCGAACCGCACCGTGCGCGGGATCGGCGGCGCCAGCACCGGCAGGTCGTAGCGGTCGGCGACGTCGAGTAGCACGTCGCGGCTGTGCGTGGTGCGCGCGTCGTAGAGCGTCGGCAGCGCGCCGAGCAGCTTCAGGTCCGGGTTGGTGATCTGCTGGACGTCGTTGACGGTCCGCAGGAACTGCCCGACCCCGCGGTGCGCCAGCGTCTCGCACTGCAGCGGGACGATCACCTCATCGGCGGCCGTCAGCCCGTTGAGCGTCAGCACCCCCAGCGACGGCGGGCAGTCGATGACCACCACGTCGAAATCCTCTGCGATCTTGGCCAGGGCCCGCTTCAGCGCGTACTCGCGCCCGGCCCGCATCAACAGCATGGCCTCGGCGCCGGCCAGATCGATATTGGCCGGCAGCAGGGTCATACCCTCGACGGTCGGGATCAGGGCGGCACCCGGCTCCACGTCGCCGAGCAGCACCTCATGGACCGATACCGCCAACTTGTCCGGGTCCTGCCCCAGCGAGAAGGTCAGACAGCCCTGTGGGTCGAGGTCGACGAGCAGCACCCGTTGACCTTTCTCCGCCATCGCCGCACCGATCGACGCCACCGTCGTCGTCTTGGCGACCCCACCCTTTTGATTGGCGACCGCTAATACTCGCGTCACCCGTTCATCCTGGCACGCGGATGCGGCGACGGATGCCCCGTGCGGCAGAATCGCCGGTGTGAGCGTCCACCAGCACCGGTTGATCTTGCTGCGCCACGGCGAAACCGAGTGGTCACGCAGCGGCAGGCACACCGGACGCACCGATATCGAACTTCTCGAAGTCGGGCGCGAGCAGGCCACGTTGGCCGCCGACGCCCTCGGCGATCTCGCGTTGCGCGACCCGCTGGTCGTCAGCAGCCCCCGCACACGCGCACTGGTCACCGCCGAACTGGCGGGGTTGTCCGTCGACGAGGTATCGCCACTGCTCGCGGAATGGGACTACGGCGCCTACGAGGGCCTGACCACCCCGCAGATCCGCGAGACGGTTCCGGGCTGGACGGTGTGGACGCACGAGAGCCCCGGCGGTGAGTCCGCCGCACAGGTGTCCGCCCGCGCCGACGCCGCCATTGCGCTGGCCCTCGAACACATGCAATCCCGGGACGTGGTGTTCGTCGGCCACGGGCATTTCTCCCGCTCGATCCTGAGCCGGTGGGTTGAACTGCCCGTCTCCGAGGGCGTGCGGTTCTCGATGGCGGCCGCCTCGATCGCGGTCTGCGGCTACGAGAAGGGCATCCGTCAGATCAGCGCGCTCGGACTGACCGGGCACACCAATCCATGCCTGCCACCGGCGTGACACCGTCCTTCGTCCTGTCCGGGCCGTCGGGCACCCTGCTCGCCGACCACATCGACACCGGGTTCTCCGAGATCGCCGCGGCCCAGCGTGCGCTGCGCACCGGATCGGCACCGATGGTGTTGGGCGCGTTGCCTTTCGACCTTACCGGCCCGGCGGCCCTGCAGGTTCCGGGCGGCGTGCGCAGAGTCGACGCGTTGCCGGACTGGCCCGAGATCGCCGCGCCGGTGGTACACACCCGCGACACCCTGCCGGCCGGACCGGTGCACCGCGAACGGGTGGCCGAGGCGGTGCGCCGGCTGCGCGCACCGGAGTCGGCGCTGCAGAAGGTGGTGCTGGCGCGCGCGTTGCGGCTGACGGCCGACGCGCCGTGGGATGCCCGCTCGGTGCTGCGCCGGCTGGCCCGCGCCGACCCCGCGGCGACGGTTTACCTTGCCGACCTCTCACCGGCCGGGTCGCGGTACCGGGGCAGCCTGCTGGTGGGTGCCAGCCCCGAACTGCTCGTCGCGCGCCACGGTGCGGAGGTGGTCTGCCAGCCGTTCGCCGGTTCGGCACCACGCTCGACCGATCCGCGCGTCGATGCCGACAACGCGGCGGCGCTGGCGCGATCCGGCAAGAACCGCCACGAGCACGCACTCGTCGTCGAGATGATGCGCAGCGCCCTGGACCCGCTGTGCACCGACCTGCAGATCGCGGCGGAGCCCGAACTGCACGGCACCGACGCGCTGTGGCATCTGAGCACCCCGATCCGCGGTCGGTTGCGCTCGCCGGACACCACGGCGCTGGACCTAGCGCTCGCCCTGCACCCGACCCCGGCGGTGGGCGGGGTGCCCACCGATCTGGCCGCCGAGCTGATCACCGAGTTGGAAGGCGACCGCGGCTTCTATGCCGGTGCCGTCGGCTGGTGCGATGCGCGCGGCGACGGCCGCTGGGTGGTCTCCATCCGGTGCGCGGTGCTCTCCGCGGACCGGCTCGGCGCGCTTGCGCACGCCGGCGGTGGGATCGTGGCCGAATCCGATCCCGATGACGAGGTCGACGAGACCACCACCAAATTCCGGACGATCCTGACAGGGCTGGGGGCAGCATGAGCGAATTGATCCGGCGCGCACAACCCGGCGACGAGGCCGAGATCGTCGCGATGATTCGCGAGCTCGCCGAGTTCGAACACGCCGCCCAGGAGTGCGTGGTCACCGAAACCGCGCTGCGCACAGCGCTGTTCGGTGATCAGCCGACCGCGCACGCCCACATCGTCGAGATCGACGGCCGCGCCGCGGCGACCGCGGTATGGTTCCTGAACTTCTCCACCTGGGACGGGGTCTGCGGGATCTACCTGGAGGACCTCTATGTCCGGCCCGACTTCCGCCGGCGCGGGCTGGCTCGGAAGTTGTTGTCCACCTTGGCCGCCGAGTGCGAAACCAACGGCTACACCCGGCTGAGCTGGGCGGTGCTCAACTGGAACGTCAACGCCATCGCGCTCTATGACGCCGTCGGCGGCAA is part of the Mycobacterium adipatum genome and harbors:
- a CDS encoding DUF3107 domain-containing protein, which codes for MDIKIGVTDSPRELIISSAQTPDEVEKAIVNSLGDSSAVLALSDEKGRRYLVPSAKIAYVEIGAADIRKVGFGVGAEAIKTS
- a CDS encoding ParA family protein; this encodes MTRVLAVANQKGGVAKTTTVASIGAAMAEKGQRVLLVDLDPQGCLTFSLGQDPDKLAVSVHEVLLGDVEPGAALIPTVEGMTLLPANIDLAGAEAMLLMRAGREYALKRALAKIAEDFDVVVIDCPPSLGVLTLNGLTAADEVIVPLQCETLAHRGVGQFLRTVNDVQQITNPDLKLLGALPTLYDARTTHSRDVLLDVADRYDLPVLAPPIPRTVRFAEASASGSSVLAGRKNKGANAYRELADSLLKHWKSGKALGTFAPEV
- a CDS encoding DEAD/DEAH box helicase, which produces MTALDSKPNISFAELGVRDEIVRALAETGKEHAFAIQELTLPLALAGDDLIGQARTGMGKTLAFGVPLLHRISSDGGRPLNGTPRALIVVPTRELCLQVYNDLEIASKYLRAVSEDSDRKFVVTSIYGGRPYEPQIEALRKGVDVVVGTPGRLLDLAQQGHLQLGSLSVLVLDEADEMLDLGFLPDIERILRLTPDDRQSMLFSATMPGPIITLARTFMNQPTHIRAEAPQSSQTHDTTEQFAYRAHALDKVEMVGRILQAEGRGATMIFTRTKRTAQKVADELAERGFKVGAVHGDLGQVAREKALKAFRTGEVDVLVATDVAARGIDIDDITHVINYQIPEDEQAYVHRIGRTGRAGKTGIAVTLVDWDELPRWTMIDKALGLNNPDPVETYSSSPHLFEELKIPADATGSIAAPRKTTTRTEGERTERPARSRNRTRQRTRAGQPATGHPEGDTAPAAPAGTESPAAAEGSSDSDGADAPAKRRRRRRPRKSSTPAAG
- a CDS encoding acid phosphatase, with the protein product MSVHQHRLILLRHGETEWSRSGRHTGRTDIELLEVGREQATLAADALGDLALRDPLVVSSPRTRALVTAELAGLSVDEVSPLLAEWDYGAYEGLTTPQIRETVPGWTVWTHESPGGESAAQVSARADAAIALALEHMQSRDVVFVGHGHFSRSILSRWVELPVSEGVRFSMAAASIAVCGYEKGIRQISALGLTGHTNPCLPPA
- a CDS encoding TetR/AcrR family transcriptional regulator, with translation MSDLANAAGARGAKTAAGGNRRGNRLPRDERRGQLLIAASEVFVDRGYHAAGMDEIADRAGVSKPVLYQHFSSKLELYLAVLQRHVDNLVSGVRQALRTTTDNRQRLRAAVQAFFEFVEHDSQGYRLIFENDYVTEPQVAAQVKVATESCTDAVFDLISRDSGLEAHRARMIAVGLVSTSVDCARYWLDNDRPISKDAAVEGTVQFAWGGLSHVPLTRS
- a CDS encoding TIGR02569 family protein; this encodes MSDDLPPDHVMAAFGLAGLSPVPLGPSWEGGWRCGEVVLSMVADHARAAWSAKVRETLFADGIRLARPVRSTDGRYVVAGWRADTFVAGTPEPRHDEVVSAAVRLHEATAKLERPRFLTQPPVAPWSDVDVFIAADRAAWEDRPLHGLPQGARVAPGSADGQKSVELINQLAALRKPTRSPSQLVHGDLYGTVLFAGTAAPGITDITPYWRPASWAAGVVVVDALAWGEADDGLVERWAPLPEWPQMLLRALMFRLAVHALHPRSTAAAFPGLARTAALVRLAL
- a CDS encoding MGMT family protein, with protein sequence MAPVTEDQVETVRALVAGIPAGRVSTYGDIAEAAGLSSPRIVGWVMRTDSSDLPWHRVVPASGRPAPHLAAEQLARLRAEGVLAADGRVPLRTYRHEF
- a CDS encoding ferritin-like fold-containing protein, which encodes MISPTPQTSPTQPVTPADEPQAPGVSVDHPGVTELFALLAYGEVAAFYRLTEEAKMAPNLAGRINMASMAAAEMRHYEVLHEALTARGVDTVPAMTRYAPALENYHRLTTPSTWLEALVKTYIGDALAADFYLQIADALPAEASGVVRSVLAETGHSQFVVGEVRAAVTASDRQRHRLALWSRRLLGEAITQAQFVLADHDELVDLVISSSDGLAQLSEFFDRLQRTHASRMQELGLG
- the moeZ gene encoding adenylyltransferase/sulfurtransferase MoeZ gives rise to the protein MTSLPPLVEPAAELTREEVARYSRHLIIPDMGVDGQKRLKNARVLVIGAGGLGSPTLLYLAAAGVGTIGIVEFDVVDESNLQRQIIHGQSDIGRSKAQSARDSVLEVNPLVNVVLHEVRLEPDNAVELFSQYDLILDGTDNFATRYLVNDAAVLAGKPYVWGSIYRFEGQVSVFWEDAPDGLGLNYRDLYPEPPPPGMVPSCAEGGVLGILCASIASVMGTEAIKLLTGIGDPLLGRLMVYDALDMTYRTIKIRKDPATPKITELIDYEAFCGVVSDAAAEAAVDSTVTPRELRELLDSGKPVALIDVREPVEWEINHIEGATLIPKSVIELGEGLATVPQDKTAVLYCKTGIRSAEMLAVLKKAGFADAMHLQGGIVAWAKQLEPDMVMY
- a CDS encoding DUF3152 domain-containing protein — its product is MSVPVSAARLCHPGAVTYDPGRRVGDRARFGGQERSDPGDRFGGQERSDPGNRYGGGERSDPGDRYGGHGVRYRGQRGTGRTDPDRMPVRRDDQREPLRAQRDPLAEGLGRPRANRDEHQQWRKQTWLGRFVSTYGWRAYALPILAVVTCVVLYQTVAGTGTSAVPVNAEGPVQGPPTIDAPSTAIIGAPPKGLTEFDANLPTGILPGGGPFTQAGAKTWHIVPGTSPKVGQGTEKTFTYTVEVEDGLDTASFGGDEGFARMVSETLANPKSWTHNAQFAFLRVDNDSEGPPDFRVSLTSPLTIREGCGYDIPLEASCYNPAYLGDQARVFINEARWVRGATSFQGDIGSYRQYVVNHEVGHAIGYRQHEPCPENGALAPIMMQQTFSTSNNDGARFDPESVKADNLTCRFNPWPYPIA